The DNA segment CACCATCCGGATCCACGCGCCGGTCGAGAAGGTGTGGCGCGCCGTGACCGAGCCCGAGCACCTCTCGCGCTGGTTCGGAGCGACCGTGCTCGACGGCTCCGGCGTCGGCGCCGAGGGCACGATGACGTTCGAGACGTACGGCGCCGTGCCGATCCGCGTCGAGGCGATGGATCCGCCCAAGTCCGTGAGCTACCGCTGGAGCAACGACGACGCGCTCGGTGCACTGCCCGACCGGGTCGAGGACGCGACCTCGACCGTGTTCACCTTCACGCTCGAGGCGATGGCCGACGGTACCGAGCTCACGGTCGTCGAGACCGGGTTCGAGCGCACCTCCGACCCCGCGACGAACCTGGCCGAGCACGCCAAGGGCTGGGTGGAGGAACTCGACAAGCTCGTCGCCCTGCTCGAGGGCGCCGCGTGACCACGGGAACGCTGGTCCCGGTGTTCGCCGCACTCGGAGACGAGACCCGGTGGAGCATCCTGGCCGCACTCGGCGAGGGCGACGCGTCCGCGTCCGCCCTCGCCGGGCGGCTCCCGGTCACCCGGCAGGCCATCGCCAAGCACCTCGTCGTCCTGCAGGAGGTCGGGCTCGTCGAGCCGGTCCGCGTCGGGCGCGAGGTCCGCTTCCGCGTGATCGGTGCGCAGGTGTCCGAGACGGCGCGCCGGCTGGACGCGATCGGCACGGCGTGGGAGCGCCGTCTGGCCGCCATCAGGGAGATCGCCGAAGGGCTGTGAGGCGGGCTGGGCCGACTCGCGCCCGCAACTCGGTCCCGCGCGGTCACTCCGGGGCGATCACTCCGGGGCGATCAGTCCTCGGGCATCGACCTGCGATCGCCCACCGTGCCGCGTGCTCCGGGGAAGGCGAGCGAACCCGCCGCGACCCACCATTCCATGACGTCGAACGCCAGCCGGCCGGCGATGACCGACGGGTCGCCCGCCGAGAGCCGAGCCGCCTCGGCGGGGCCGCACGCGAAGACCGACATGCCGCGGTACGCGGGGTCGCTCTGCTCCCCGAACGGGCCGTTGGCGACGAGTACCCCGTCGCGGCGGAGCTCGGCCCGGTACGCGAGGTGGCGCGCCTGCAGCGCGTCGAGCTCGTCCTCCGGCAGGTCGGGCGCGCCGTCGGGGCGCCGTAGCATCACCAGCGTGTAGACGTCGAACGCGTCCGGGACATCGGGGCTTCGAGGCATCCGTCAGACCTCCCGGGCCGCGCGAGGCGCACGTCCCGGCCTCAGGCTACGCCTGCGAGCCGACGTCGGCGAGAATAGAGGTCGACGCGAGCGGGACCGAGGATGAGCGAGATGCACGACAAGCAGACCGAGACGACGACGGATGCCGCGGGCGGCCCGCACACGCCCGGCCATCAGGCGATCGGCTGCCCCGAGTGCTTCGAGGAGCTCCAGCGGAACCGCGACTGGTGGAAGGCCCGGCCCGAGGGCTCGCGGCTCGTCGGTCTCGTCGTCGCGCGCGAGGACATGCCGTCGGTGGTGGATCAGCGCTCCGACCTCGCGCGCTTTGGCGTCGACATCCTCGACTTCAAGCACCCGATGCCTGACATGCCGGAGTCCTGGGAGCAGCGGCTCGGGCGACTGTTCGAGACCCTGAGGTCGGGCGACGTCCTCGTCGTGGCCAACGAGCGGG comes from the Agromyces marinus genome and includes:
- a CDS encoding SRPBCC domain-containing protein encodes the protein MTMTDNPASVVDEVTYTVRRTIRIHAPVEKVWRAVTEPEHLSRWFGATVLDGSGVGAEGTMTFETYGAVPIRVEAMDPPKSVSYRWSNDDALGALPDRVEDATSTVFTFTLEAMADGTELTVVETGFERTSDPATNLAEHAKGWVEELDKLVALLEGAA
- a CDS encoding ArsR/SmtB family transcription factor; this encodes MTTGTLVPVFAALGDETRWSILAALGEGDASASALAGRLPVTRQAIAKHLVVLQEVGLVEPVRVGREVRFRVIGAQVSETARRLDAIGTAWERRLAAIREIAEGL
- a CDS encoding YciI family protein; translation: MPRSPDVPDAFDVYTLVMLRRPDGAPDLPEDELDALQARHLAYRAELRRDGVLVANGPFGEQSDPAYRGMSVFACGPAEAARLSAGDPSVIAGRLAFDVMEWWVAAGSLAFPGARGTVGDRRSMPED
- a CDS encoding recombinase family protein, yielding MHDKQTETTTDAAGGPHTPGHQAIGCPECFEELQRNRDWWKARPEGSRLVGLVVAREDMPSVVDQRSDLARFGVDILDFKHPMPDMPESWEQRLGRLFETLRSGDVLVVANERALGRTPDEIARTIRALRRHDLVVKVLTRGAPHLESARG